From one Longimicrobiaceae bacterium genomic stretch:
- a CDS encoding DNA internalization-related competence protein ComEC/Rec2, which produces MDALTLPLVAAFLAFLCGVLPGLRFGGPPVVFAIFAGAGLIAMAAAPGMLGRKLEANAIHKFLLASLVLAGAGMGAQSRADAAADCRATLADGAKLTLRGALAADLLPTRGPGGKVPTLPVRVEDVRTRRGPVARCEGELRVSLPRGTRAMRAGTMLEIRGEWAKMQAPVVPSAWPRDPAYAGLIFAREVRVREPPSLVRHPLLVMRGAVEAELHQLFGRNGPLADALLLGRRETLDAGLKQRFAQSGLVHLLAISGGHVALIAAVLLVLGRVARVPRRAGVWLTISLVAVYLAVIGAPASAVRSGIMVALALLSVLLQRPAAKLPMVCAAALVILAADPMAALDAGFQLSFAGVLGILLLRGAMLAQIPKSWRKGKVRRPLVESLVVSVAAFLATAPVVASQFGQVAPISILANLPAIPLTSLALVGVGAAALVEPVCPPLARLLADGTGMALDLLNRVVDLAAAVPWGHAEVSPPQWPLWAAVALVCLLSLDLAGALRPRVRWAVALSAACSAFLAFPVFAAGADDGLELDFIDVGQGDAIALRTPAGRWILVDAGPRDERMDAGEKRVLPFLRARGVERLEAIVLTHPHADHIGGAPAVMRALPVGRLIEPGLAVGSPLYLETLETAQERGVVWTAARQGRTLTVDGVRLDFVWPAAETLDVATDANEISAVIHLRYGSFTALLTGDAEAPAEHEMVRRYGAGLRSQVLKSGHHGSSTSSSEELLDAVRPDLAVISAGLRNRYGHPDRVILDRYARRGIAVARTDRGGTVTVRVPGDGTHGYTREGG; this is translated from the coding sequence ATGGACGCGCTCACACTTCCGCTCGTCGCGGCGTTCCTCGCGTTCCTCTGCGGCGTGCTGCCGGGTCTACGTTTCGGCGGTCCGCCGGTCGTCTTCGCGATCTTCGCCGGCGCCGGTCTCATCGCGATGGCCGCGGCGCCAGGCATGCTCGGGAGGAAGCTGGAGGCGAACGCCATCCACAAGTTCCTCCTGGCCTCGCTGGTGCTCGCGGGGGCGGGCATGGGGGCGCAATCGCGGGCGGATGCGGCGGCGGACTGCCGCGCGACGCTGGCGGACGGTGCCAAGCTGACGCTCCGTGGCGCCCTCGCGGCCGACCTGCTGCCCACGCGCGGGCCCGGCGGCAAGGTGCCGACGCTTCCCGTGCGCGTGGAGGACGTGCGGACGCGCCGCGGCCCCGTGGCGCGTTGCGAGGGCGAGCTGCGCGTGAGCCTCCCGCGCGGCACACGGGCGATGCGCGCGGGAACCATGCTGGAGATTCGCGGAGAGTGGGCGAAGATGCAGGCGCCGGTCGTGCCCAGCGCCTGGCCGCGCGACCCGGCCTATGCAGGGCTGATCTTCGCGCGCGAGGTCCGCGTACGCGAGCCGCCGTCGCTCGTCCGCCACCCGCTGCTGGTGATGCGGGGAGCGGTGGAGGCGGAGCTGCACCAGCTCTTCGGACGCAACGGGCCGCTGGCCGACGCGCTGCTGCTCGGCCGCCGCGAGACGCTGGACGCGGGACTGAAGCAGCGCTTCGCGCAGTCCGGGCTGGTGCACCTGCTCGCCATCTCCGGCGGGCACGTGGCGCTGATCGCGGCGGTCCTGCTGGTGCTGGGGCGCGTCGCGCGGGTGCCGCGGCGGGCGGGCGTGTGGCTCACCATAAGCCTGGTCGCGGTCTACCTGGCGGTGATCGGCGCGCCCGCGTCCGCCGTGCGATCCGGGATCATGGTCGCGCTGGCGCTGCTGAGCGTCCTTCTCCAGCGCCCGGCCGCCAAGCTGCCGATGGTGTGCGCCGCCGCCCTCGTCATCCTCGCCGCGGACCCGATGGCGGCGCTCGATGCCGGGTTCCAGCTCAGCTTCGCCGGCGTGCTCGGCATCCTCCTCCTGCGCGGCGCCATGCTCGCGCAGATCCCGAAGTCGTGGCGAAAGGGGAAGGTCCGCCGCCCGCTGGTGGAATCGCTCGTGGTGAGCGTCGCCGCGTTCCTGGCGACGGCCCCGGTCGTCGCATCGCAGTTCGGGCAGGTCGCCCCGATCTCGATCCTCGCGAACCTGCCCGCCATCCCCCTCACCAGCCTCGCGCTCGTGGGCGTGGGCGCCGCGGCGCTGGTGGAGCCCGTGTGCCCGCCGCTCGCACGCCTGCTGGCGGACGGCACCGGCATGGCGCTGGACCTGCTGAACCGCGTCGTGGATTTGGCCGCCGCGGTGCCGTGGGGCCACGCTGAGGTGAGCCCGCCGCAGTGGCCGCTCTGGGCAGCGGTGGCGCTCGTGTGCCTGCTGTCACTCGACCTGGCAGGGGCCTTGCGGCCCCGCGTAAGGTGGGCGGTCGCGCTCTCCGCCGCGTGCTCGGCGTTCCTCGCGTTCCCGGTCTTCGCCGCGGGCGCGGACGACGGGCTGGAGCTGGACTTCATCGACGTGGGCCAGGGGGACGCCATCGCCCTGCGCACGCCGGCCGGCAGGTGGATCCTGGTCGATGCGGGGCCGCGCGACGAGCGCATGGACGCGGGCGAGAAGCGCGTGCTTCCGTTTCTGCGCGCCCGTGGAGTAGAGCGTCTGGAGGCCATCGTCCTCACGCATCCGCACGCGGACCACATCGGCGGTGCGCCGGCGGTGATGCGCGCGCTGCCGGTGGGGCGGCTCATCGAGCCGGGCCTGGCGGTGGGCAGCCCGCTGTACCTGGAGACGCTGGAGACGGCACAGGAGCGCGGCGTGGTGTGGACCGCCGCGCGCCAGGGGCGCACCCTCACCGTGGACGGTGTGCGGCTCGACTTCGTGTGGCCCGCCGCCGAAACGCTTGACGTTGCCACGGATGCGAACGAGATTAGCGCCGTGATACACCTCCGTTACGGGAGCTTCACCGCGCTGCTCACCGGCGATGCCGAGGCGCCGGCCGAGCACGAGATGGTGCGCCGCTACGGCGCCGGGCTGCGCTCGCAGGTGCTCAAGTCCGGTCACCACGGTAGCTCCACCTCGTCGTCCGAAGAGCTGCTGGACGCGGTGCGGCCCGACCTGGCGGTGATCTCCGCGGGGCTGCGGAACCGCTACGGCCACCCCGACCGCGTGATCCTGGACCGCTACGCACGCCGCGGCATTGCGGTCGCGCGCACGGACCGCGGCGGCACCGTCACCGTCCGCGTTCCCGGCGACGGCACGCACGGCTACACGCGTGAGGGCGGATGA